A genomic window from Streptomyces mirabilis includes:
- a CDS encoding cytochrome P450, whose translation MTSRIALDPFVSDLDGESARLREAGPLAAVDLPGGVPVWAVTHHAEARALLTDPRLVKDINVWGAWQRGEIAPDWPLIGLANPGRSMLTVDGADHRRMRTLVAQALTPRRVEQMRERITKLTEGLLDALVPGPGGVVDLKAEFAYPLPMYVVADLMGIEESRLPRLKELFEKFFSTQTPPAEVIATLTELAGIMAATVAAKRAEPGDDLTSALILASEDGDHLTDEEIVSTLQLMVAAGHETTISLIVNAVVNLSAHPEQRALVLSGEADWSAVVEETLRYSTPTSHVLIRFATEDVPVGDKVIPAGDALIVSYGAIGRDENAHGPTAGDFDITRTTQNRHISFGHGPHVCPGAALSRLEAAVALPALYARFPSLDLAIPSSELRNKPVVTQNDLHDLPVRLTPTP comes from the coding sequence ATGACCAGTCGTATCGCCCTGGACCCGTTCGTGTCCGACCTGGACGGCGAGAGCGCCCGGCTCAGGGAGGCGGGCCCGCTCGCCGCCGTCGACCTGCCCGGCGGCGTCCCGGTCTGGGCCGTCACCCACCACGCCGAGGCACGCGCCCTGCTCACCGACCCCCGGCTGGTCAAGGACATCAACGTCTGGGGTGCCTGGCAGCGCGGCGAGATAGCGCCCGACTGGCCGCTGATCGGGCTCGCCAACCCCGGCCGCTCCATGCTCACGGTGGACGGCGCGGACCACCGCCGGATGCGCACGCTGGTCGCGCAGGCGCTCACCCCGCGCCGGGTGGAGCAGATGCGGGAGCGCATCACCAAACTGACGGAGGGTCTGCTGGACGCCCTGGTGCCGGGCCCGGGCGGGGTCGTCGACCTGAAGGCCGAATTCGCCTACCCCCTCCCGATGTACGTCGTCGCCGACCTCATGGGCATCGAGGAGTCCCGGCTCCCCCGCCTCAAGGAACTCTTCGAGAAGTTCTTCTCGACGCAGACCCCGCCCGCGGAGGTCATCGCCACGCTGACGGAGCTGGCCGGGATCATGGCGGCCACGGTCGCCGCGAAACGGGCCGAGCCCGGCGACGACCTGACCTCCGCCCTGATCCTGGCCTCCGAGGACGGCGACCACCTCACCGACGAGGAGATCGTCTCCACCCTCCAGCTGATGGTCGCGGCGGGCCACGAGACGACGATCTCCCTGATCGTCAACGCGGTGGTCAACCTCTCCGCCCACCCCGAGCAGCGCGCCCTCGTCCTCTCCGGCGAGGCGGACTGGTCGGCGGTCGTCGAGGAGACCCTCCGCTACTCCACCCCGACCTCGCACGTCCTGATCCGCTTCGCGACGGAGGACGTGCCCGTCGGGGACAAGGTGATCCCCGCGGGCGACGCGCTGATCGTCTCGTACGGCGCGATCGGCCGCGACGAGAACGCCCACGGTCCGACCGCGGGCGACTTCGACATCACCCGCACCACCCAGAACCGTCACATCTCCTTCGGCCACGGCCCCCACGTCTGTCCCGGCGCCGCGCTCTCCCGCCTGGAGGCGGCCGTCGCCCTCCCGGCCCTGTACGCCCGCTTCCCGTCCCTGGACCTGGCGATCCCCTCCTCGGAACTCCGCAACAAGCCGGTAGTCACCCAGAACGACCTCCACGACCTCCCGGTACGCCTGACCCCAACCCCCTGA
- the serC gene encoding phosphoserine transaminase, with translation MADIQIPADIKPADGRFGAGPSKVRTEALDALAATGTSLLGTSHRQAPVKNLVGKVREGVRDLFSLPDGYEVVLGNGGSTAFWDVATHGLIDNKSQHLTFGEFSSKFAKAAKLAPWLAEPTVISSEPGTHPEPAAEAGVDVYAYTHNETSTGVAAPLKRVDGADEGSLVLVDATSGAGGLPVDIAETDVYYFAPQKSFASDGGLWIGVFSPAAIERAERIHASGRHVPEFFSLPTAIDNSRKNQTYNTPALATLFLLNEQLEWINGQGGLEWSTGRTKDSSTRLYTWAEESKYATPFVADPAQRSQVIGTIDFADEIDAAAVAKVLRANGIVDTEPYRKLGRNQLRIAMFPAIDPADVEALTKCVDYVIEKL, from the coding sequence GTGGCTGATATCCAGATCCCCGCTGACATCAAGCCCGCCGACGGACGTTTCGGCGCGGGCCCCTCCAAGGTGCGCACGGAGGCGCTGGACGCGCTGGCCGCGACCGGTACCTCGCTGCTCGGCACCTCCCACCGCCAGGCCCCGGTCAAGAACCTGGTCGGCAAGGTCCGCGAGGGCGTGCGCGACCTGTTCTCGCTCCCCGACGGCTACGAGGTCGTCCTCGGCAACGGCGGCTCCACCGCCTTCTGGGACGTCGCGACCCACGGCCTGATCGACAACAAGTCCCAGCACCTCACCTTCGGCGAGTTCAGCTCCAAGTTCGCGAAGGCCGCCAAGCTCGCCCCCTGGCTCGCCGAGCCCACCGTCATCTCCTCCGAGCCGGGCACGCACCCCGAGCCGGCGGCCGAGGCGGGCGTGGACGTCTACGCCTACACCCACAACGAGACCTCCACGGGCGTCGCCGCCCCCCTCAAGCGCGTCGACGGCGCCGACGAGGGTTCCCTCGTTCTGGTGGACGCCACCTCCGGCGCCGGCGGCCTCCCGGTCGACATCGCCGAGACGGACGTCTACTACTTCGCCCCGCAGAAGTCCTTCGCCTCCGACGGCGGCCTGTGGATCGGCGTCTTCTCCCCCGCCGCCATCGAGCGCGCCGAACGCATCCACGCGAGCGGCCGTCACGTGCCGGAGTTCTTCTCGCTCCCCACGGCGATCGACAACTCCCGCAAGAACCAGACGTACAACACCCCGGCCCTCGCCACCCTGTTCCTGCTCAACGAGCAGCTGGAGTGGATCAACGGCCAGGGCGGTCTGGAGTGGTCCACGGGCCGTACGAAGGACTCCTCGACCCGCCTCTACACCTGGGCCGAGGAGAGCAAGTACGCGACCCCGTTCGTCGCCGACCCCGCCCAGCGCTCGCAGGTCATCGGCACGATCGACTTCGCCGACGAGATCGACGCCGCCGCCGTCGCCAAGGTCCTGCGCGCCAACGGCATCGTCGACACCGAGCCCTACCGCAAGCTCGGCCGCAACCAGCTCCGTATCGCGATGTTCCCGGCGATCGACCCGGCGGACGTCGAGGCGCTGACGAAGTGCGTCGACTACGTGATCGAAAAGCTGTAG
- a CDS encoding WD40 repeat domain-containing protein: MRRSPSFLAGAASAAAVLALALPAPALAADGDGGFTIKDPRITESSGLAASHLHPGIYWTHNDSDDGPYIYAVDSRTGETVATITMKGVGAPRDVEAISLGPDGDLYVGDIGDNLGGKWSYVWIYKLPEPKVLKDQTIRATQYVVKYADGPRNAEALMVHPKTGRVYIADKNEDGGHLYEGPARLSTSGTNIFRPVATIDLWVTDGAFSPDGQQLVVRGYFGGIAYAWNDGKPKRQGRLNVPLQRQGESVTYTPDASRLMYGSEGKDSPVQPGSVPGGGSGSKSPSEGGGSVSAGGSDGGGGMSSGVEGALAVAAVLAAGFGLKRLLRKS; the protein is encoded by the coding sequence ATGCGCCGATCGCCCTCGTTCCTCGCCGGAGCCGCCTCCGCCGCTGCCGTTCTCGCCCTCGCGCTGCCGGCACCGGCCCTCGCCGCCGACGGGGACGGGGGGTTCACGATCAAGGACCCCCGGATCACCGAGTCGAGCGGGCTCGCCGCCTCGCACCTCCACCCCGGCATCTACTGGACCCACAACGACAGCGACGACGGTCCGTACATCTACGCCGTCGACAGCAGGACCGGCGAGACCGTCGCCACCATCACCATGAAGGGGGTGGGCGCGCCGCGTGACGTCGAGGCCATCTCCCTCGGGCCCGACGGCGACCTCTACGTCGGCGACATCGGCGACAACCTCGGCGGCAAGTGGTCCTACGTGTGGATCTACAAGCTGCCCGAGCCGAAGGTGCTCAAGGACCAGACGATCCGGGCCACGCAGTACGTCGTGAAGTACGCGGACGGGCCCCGCAACGCCGAGGCGCTGATGGTCCATCCGAAGACCGGACGGGTCTACATCGCCGACAAGAACGAGGACGGCGGCCACCTGTACGAGGGTCCGGCCCGGCTTTCCACGTCGGGCACCAACATCTTCCGGCCTGTCGCCACCATCGACCTCTGGGTCACCGACGGCGCCTTCTCGCCGGACGGCCAACAGCTCGTCGTGCGCGGGTACTTCGGCGGGATCGCGTACGCCTGGAACGACGGGAAGCCCAAGCGCCAGGGGCGGTTGAACGTGCCGCTCCAGCGGCAGGGGGAGTCGGTCACGTACACCCCCGACGCGTCCAGGCTCATGTACGGCAGCGAGGGCAAGGACAGTCCGGTCCAGCCCGGCTCGGTTCCCGGGGGCGGGTCCGGTTCCAAGTCGCCTTCGGAGGGCGGGGGATCGGTGTCGGCCGGTGGGAGCGACGGGGGCGGAGGCATGAGCTCAGGTGTCGAGGGGGCGCTCGCCGTCGCCGCGGTTCTGGCGGCGGGGTTCGGCCTGAAGAGGTTGTTGCGCAAGTCGTAG
- a CDS encoding SGNH/GDSL hydrolase family protein, with the protein MLRFMPVGDSMTIGSAGEHTWRYRMWQHLRATYGGPFRIVGPRETLYDKATESPDSHEYADPDFPRAHLAGWGEGWQHMVPLIGEAVRTERADVLLVSLGLIDLGFYTNAVQTAANARAFVAEARAANPRIHLVLLPVIPNVRAESDAPFAAEVAAFNELLAKAVADLDEPRSPVLLASPPPGYDFRHDTYDGTHPNATGEHKIAEAFAEAMYQAWDLGEPYSA; encoded by the coding sequence ATGCTCAGGTTCATGCCCGTCGGCGACTCCATGACGATCGGAAGCGCGGGCGAACACACATGGCGTTACCGAATGTGGCAGCACCTGCGCGCGACGTACGGGGGCCCGTTCCGGATCGTCGGCCCGCGCGAGACGCTGTACGACAAGGCGACGGAGTCCCCCGACTCGCACGAGTACGCGGACCCCGACTTCCCGCGCGCCCACCTCGCGGGCTGGGGCGAGGGCTGGCAGCACATGGTGCCCCTGATCGGTGAGGCGGTCCGCACCGAGCGCGCGGACGTGCTCCTGGTCTCCCTCGGCCTGATCGACCTGGGCTTCTACACGAACGCCGTACAGACGGCCGCGAACGCCCGTGCCTTCGTCGCCGAGGCCCGTGCGGCGAACCCGCGCATCCACCTGGTCCTCCTCCCGGTGATACCGAACGTCCGCGCGGAGTCCGACGCGCCCTTCGCCGCCGAGGTCGCCGCCTTCAACGAACTCCTGGCGAAGGCGGTGGCCGACCTGGACGAACCCCGCTCCCCCGTCCTCCTCGCCTCCCCGCCCCCCGGCTACGACTTCCGCCACGACACGTACGACGGCACGCATCCCAACGCGACCGGCGAGCACAAGATCGCGGAGGCCTTCGCGGAGGCGATGTACCAGGCCTGGGACCTGGGCGAGCCCTACTCGGCCTGA
- a CDS encoding nuclear transport factor 2 family protein, with amino-acid sequence MTAETVRPDHHHLAVTTFVSRFFRSLDVGKIDEAWAREYFTEDVRERTPIGDSDGRDAVLRHTVEALGRFARTQHMATDVVSEVTEGGAAAVVSCNTLMTHVHHDGTVFTVGGHCRAELRRTPDGWRIRDTAVEVIWTQGRPPAGVGGQAE; translated from the coding sequence ATGACTGCCGAGACCGTTCGTCCCGATCACCATCACCTCGCCGTCACCACGTTCGTCAGCCGGTTCTTCCGGTCCCTGGACGTGGGGAAGATCGACGAGGCATGGGCGCGGGAGTACTTCACGGAAGACGTGCGGGAGCGGACTCCCATCGGTGACAGCGATGGGCGGGACGCCGTGCTGCGGCACACCGTCGAGGCGCTCGGGCGGTTCGCTCGTACGCAACACATGGCGACGGATGTGGTGAGCGAGGTGACGGAGGGCGGGGCGGCGGCCGTCGTGTCCTGCAACACGTTGATGACGCACGTACACCACGACGGCACCGTCTTCACCGTGGGCGGTCACTGCCGGGCCGAGCTCCGGCGCACGCCCGACGGCTGGCGCATCCGTGACACGGCTGTCGAGGTGATCTGGACGCAGGGAAGGCCGCCGGCCGGCGTCGGCGGTCAGGCCGAGTAG
- a CDS encoding MerR family transcriptional regulator yields the protein MDGGMNDPLGPLRSIGELARRTGLTVKAIRFYSDRGIVPPTGRSPAGHRLYGADALARLDLVRTLRELGVGLPDIRKVVARELSLSEVAAAHADALAVQIRTLRLRHAVLTAVARRDSSPEEMDLMHRLARLSEDERRRLIDDFLDSVFTGSAGSGAFVGIRRSFTPELPDNPEPEQIAAWVELAELSQDGEFRAVVRRLVGHLAAEQEGARGGGPRPGLVPTVRELVGPVLAAGIEPGDGAAAPVAEALLAHDVHVLTRLEAVNDPRRERYTELLAVINGWPAPESVAPVLDWAVEALRVRVSVGGAGCP from the coding sequence ATGGATGGCGGCATGAACGACCCCCTCGGTCCGCTCCGCTCGATCGGTGAGCTGGCCCGGCGGACCGGGCTGACGGTCAAGGCGATTCGGTTCTACTCCGATCGGGGCATCGTGCCGCCGACCGGTCGCAGCCCGGCCGGCCACCGCCTCTACGGCGCCGACGCCCTCGCGCGTCTGGATCTCGTGCGGACCCTGCGTGAGCTGGGAGTAGGGCTTCCGGACATCCGGAAGGTCGTGGCACGCGAGCTCTCGCTCTCCGAGGTCGCGGCGGCGCACGCGGACGCGCTCGCCGTGCAGATCCGCACCCTGCGGCTGCGGCACGCGGTGCTGACGGCGGTGGCCCGGCGCGACTCCAGCCCCGAGGAGATGGATCTCATGCACCGGTTGGCGAGGCTCTCCGAGGACGAACGCCGACGTCTGATCGACGACTTCCTCGACTCCGTCTTCACCGGGTCGGCCGGTTCCGGCGCGTTCGTCGGGATCCGGCGCTCGTTCACCCCCGAACTGCCCGACAACCCCGAACCCGAACAGATCGCGGCCTGGGTGGAGTTGGCCGAGCTGTCCCAGGACGGGGAGTTCCGTGCCGTCGTGAGACGGTTGGTCGGACATCTGGCGGCGGAGCAGGAGGGTGCCCGCGGCGGCGGGCCCCGCCCCGGGCTGGTCCCGACCGTTCGTGAGCTGGTCGGCCCGGTCCTCGCGGCGGGGATCGAGCCGGGAGACGGTGCCGCCGCGCCGGTCGCCGAGGCGCTCCTCGCTCACGACGTCCATGTCCTGACCCGGCTCGAAGCCGTCAACGACCCGCGCAGGGAGCGGTACACGGAGCTGCTCGCCGTCATCAACGGCTGGCCGGCACCGGAAAGTGTGGCGCCCGTGCTGGACTGGGCCGTCGAGGCGCTGCGCGTCCGGGTGTCCGTGGGCGGTGCCGGGTGTCCCTGA
- a CDS encoding aldo/keto reductase, with product MKYTQLGRTGLKVSRLVLGTMNFGPQTDEADSHAIMDAALDAGINYFDTANVYGWGENKGRTEEIIGNWFAKGGERRDKVVLATKVYGNMAADGDAWPNHDKLSALNIRRAVDASLKRLRTDYIDVYQFHHIDRRTPFEEIWQAVDVLVQQGKILYVGSSNFPGYKIAQANEIAARRGGTIGLVSEQCLYNLAERRAEMEVIPAAQEYGLGVIPWSPLQGGLLGGVIKKEVEGGRRASGRAADSLANTTLRAQVQSYEDLLDKHGIEPGEAALAWLLTRPGVTGPIVGPRTAAQLDSALRAVELELSDELLTGLDEIFPGPGPSPEAFAW from the coding sequence ATGAAGTACACGCAGCTCGGACGCACGGGACTCAAGGTCAGCCGACTCGTCCTCGGCACCATGAACTTCGGTCCGCAGACCGACGAAGCCGACAGCCACGCCATCATGGACGCGGCGCTGGACGCAGGAATCAACTACTTCGACACCGCGAACGTGTACGGCTGGGGCGAGAACAAGGGCCGCACGGAAGAGATCATCGGGAACTGGTTCGCGAAGGGCGGCGAGCGGCGCGACAAGGTCGTGCTCGCCACCAAGGTGTACGGGAACATGGCCGCCGACGGCGACGCCTGGCCCAACCACGACAAGCTGTCGGCCCTCAACATCCGACGGGCCGTGGACGCCTCCCTCAAGCGGCTCCGGACCGACTACATCGACGTCTACCAGTTCCACCACATCGACCGCCGCACTCCCTTCGAGGAGATCTGGCAGGCCGTCGACGTACTGGTGCAGCAGGGCAAGATCCTCTACGTGGGGTCCAGCAACTTCCCCGGGTACAAGATCGCCCAGGCCAACGAGATCGCCGCCCGGCGCGGCGGCACCATCGGTCTCGTCAGCGAGCAGTGCCTCTACAACCTCGCCGAGCGGCGCGCCGAGATGGAGGTCATCCCGGCCGCGCAGGAGTACGGCCTCGGGGTCATCCCCTGGTCGCCGCTGCAGGGCGGACTGCTCGGCGGGGTCATCAAGAAGGAGGTCGAGGGCGGGCGCAGGGCGAGCGGCCGGGCCGCCGACTCCCTCGCGAACACCACCCTCCGCGCGCAGGTCCAGTCGTACGAGGATCTGCTCGACAAGCACGGGATCGAGCCCGGCGAGGCCGCCCTGGCCTGGCTGCTGACCCGTCCCGGCGTCACCGGCCCCATCGTCGGCCCCCGTACCGCCGCACAGCTCGACTCGGCCCTGCGCGCGGTCGAGCTGGAGCTGTCGGACGAGTTGCTGACCGGCCTGGACGAGATCTTCCCGGGTCCGGGCCCGTCCCCGGAGGCCTTCGCCTGGTAA
- the thpR gene encoding RNA 2',3'-cyclic phosphodiesterase — MRLFAAVLPPQAAVRELGTLVDQLHRLPGADGLRWTGRPGWHFTLAFYGEVAEELVQPLSDRLARASHRTPSFPLALHGGGHFGGRALWTGVSGDVATMRLLADRAEAAARKAGVGAGEHRRYRPHLTLARSRDTADFAPYVAALDAFAGRDWTVRELCLVRSNLPRSGVSGEQPRYETVARWPLDGTGG, encoded by the coding sequence ATGAGACTCTTTGCGGCCGTGCTGCCACCTCAGGCCGCGGTGCGTGAACTCGGCACTCTGGTGGACCAGTTGCACCGCCTGCCGGGCGCGGACGGACTGCGCTGGACGGGCCGCCCCGGCTGGCACTTCACCCTCGCCTTCTACGGCGAGGTGGCGGAAGAGCTCGTCCAGCCCCTGTCGGACCGCCTGGCTCGCGCGTCCCACCGCACCCCCTCCTTCCCTCTCGCCCTCCATGGCGGCGGCCACTTCGGGGGCCGGGCGCTGTGGACCGGGGTGTCGGGAGACGTCGCTACGATGCGGCTGCTGGCCGACCGGGCGGAGGCCGCGGCGCGGAAGGCGGGCGTCGGGGCGGGCGAGCACCGTCGCTACCGCCCGCACCTGACGCTGGCCCGCAGCCGCGACACCGCGGACTTCGCCCCGTACGTCGCCGCCCTGGACGCCTTCGCCGGGCGCGATTGGACGGTCCGGGAGCTGTGTCTCGTCCGCAGTAATCTGCCGAGGTCGGGAGTGTCGGGGGAGCAGCCGCGCTACGAGACGGTGGCCCGCTGGCCGCTGGACGGGACGGGCGGCTGA
- a CDS encoding MFS transporter has protein sequence MFSSLRIRNYRLFFLGQVVSNTGTWMQRIAQDWLVLSLTGSSAAVGITTALQFLPMLLFGLYGGVLVDRLPKRPTLLATQTAMGVTGLALAFLTLSGHVQVWHVYLAAFAVGLATVVDNPARQSFVSEMVGPGQLQNAVSLNSANFQSARLVGPAVAGVLITGVGTGWAFLFNGLSFVAPIVGLLLMRARDLHPVERAPRGKGQLREGLHYVAGHPELIWPIVLVGFIGTFGFNFPVWLSAYADDIFHAGAGGYSLFNTLMAVGSVAGALLAARRGTARLRILIAAAMAFGILEVAAALAPSFWLFALLMVPIGIFGLTVNVTANTAVQMGTDPAMRGRVMALFMMVFMGGTPLGAPLVGWVTDAYGARVGFALGGLVSAVAATTVGLVLARVGGLRLSVGWHRGHPQVGFVPREAGEQQERLATAV, from the coding sequence ATGTTCAGCTCGCTGAGGATCAGGAACTACCGGCTGTTCTTCCTCGGCCAGGTCGTCTCCAACACCGGCACCTGGATGCAGCGCATCGCGCAGGACTGGCTGGTCCTGAGCCTCACCGGCTCCTCCGCCGCGGTCGGCATCACCACCGCGCTGCAGTTCCTGCCGATGCTGCTCTTCGGGCTGTACGGCGGAGTCCTCGTCGACCGCCTCCCCAAGCGCCCCACCCTGCTGGCCACCCAGACCGCCATGGGCGTCACCGGCCTCGCGCTCGCCTTCCTGACCCTCTCCGGCCACGTCCAGGTCTGGCACGTCTACCTGGCGGCCTTCGCCGTCGGCCTCGCCACGGTCGTCGACAACCCCGCCCGCCAGTCCTTCGTCTCCGAGATGGTCGGCCCGGGCCAGCTGCAGAACGCGGTCAGCCTCAACTCCGCCAACTTCCAGTCCGCCCGCCTGGTCGGCCCCGCCGTCGCGGGCGTCCTGATCACCGGCGTGGGCACGGGCTGGGCGTTCCTCTTCAACGGCCTGTCCTTCGTGGCCCCCATCGTCGGCCTGCTCCTGATGCGCGCCCGCGACCTGCACCCCGTCGAGCGGGCGCCGCGCGGCAAGGGCCAGCTCCGCGAGGGCCTGCACTACGTCGCCGGCCACCCCGAGCTGATCTGGCCCATCGTCCTCGTCGGCTTCATCGGTACGTTCGGCTTCAACTTCCCGGTCTGGCTCTCGGCGTACGCGGACGACATCTTCCACGCCGGCGCCGGCGGATACAGCCTCTTCAACACGCTGATGGCGGTCGGCTCGGTGGCCGGCGCGCTGCTCGCCGCCCGCCGCGGCACGGCGAGACTGCGCATCCTGATCGCGGCGGCCATGGCCTTCGGCATCCTGGAAGTGGCCGCGGCCCTGGCCCCGTCCTTCTGGCTCTTCGCCCTCCTCATGGTCCCCATCGGGATCTTCGGTCTCACCGTCAACGTCACGGCGAACACCGCGGTCCAGATGGGTACCGACCCGGCCATGCGCGGCCGGGTGATGGCGCTGTTCATGATGGTCTTCATGGGCGGTACGCCCCTGGGGGCGCCCCTGGTCGGCTGGGTCACCGACGCCTACGGCGCCCGGGTCGGCTTCGCCCTCGGCGGCCTGGTCTCGGCCGTCGCCGCGACCACCGTCGGCCTGGTCCTGGCCCGGGTCGGCGGCCTGCGCCTGTCGGTGGGCTGGCATCGCGGCCACCCGCAGGTCGGCTTCGTACCGAGGGAAGCGGGAGAGCAGCAGGAGCGGCTGGCCACGGCGGTGTGA
- a CDS encoding MarR family winged helix-turn-helix transcriptional regulator has product MADLTHGDDAAAVNALRSAVMRLSRRLKHQRVDESLSPTEMSVLGTLARCGTATPGELARKEHVQPPSMTRIVALLEAKGLVRLEPHPEDRRQKVVTQTDKAEAMLEESRRKRNAFLAGLVEALDEDEWAKVREAAPVLEKLAQL; this is encoded by the coding sequence ATGGCTGACCTCACCCATGGCGACGACGCTGCCGCCGTGAACGCCCTGCGCTCCGCAGTAATGCGGCTGTCGCGTCGACTCAAGCACCAGCGGGTCGACGAGTCGCTGAGCCCGACCGAGATGTCGGTGCTCGGCACCCTCGCCCGCTGTGGCACCGCCACACCCGGCGAGCTCGCCCGTAAGGAGCATGTGCAGCCACCGTCGATGACCCGCATCGTCGCGTTGCTGGAAGCCAAGGGCCTGGTCAGGCTGGAGCCGCACCCCGAGGACCGGCGCCAGAAGGTCGTCACCCAGACCGACAAGGCCGAGGCGATGCTCGAGGAGAGCCGCCGCAAGCGCAACGCGTTCCTGGCCGGACTGGTCGAGGCCCTCGACGAGGACGAGTGGGCGAAGGTCCGCGAGGCCGCGCCCGTCCTCGAAAAGCTCGCGCAACTGTGA
- a CDS encoding NCS2 family permease, whose amino-acid sequence MSTSATTKAPAPDQPGPGPAQGALDRYFKISERGSSLPREIRGGLATFFAMAYIIVLNPIILGSAKDMYGHHLDNGQLVTATALTAAFTTLLMGVIGNVPIALAAGLGVNTVVALQLAPRMSWPDAMGMVVLAGFIVMLLVATGLRERVMNAVPLGLRKGISIGIGLFIMLIGLVDSGFVTRIPDVAQTTVPLQLGADGHLNGWPVLIFILGTLLTLALIVRKVPGAILISIVSMTVLAVIINAVAKVPSWGLTTPKWPGNPVATPDFGLVGKVSLFGGFGKVGVLTGILFVFTVLLSTFFDAMGTIMGISDEAKLTDAQGNMPGINKVLFVDGIAVAAGGATSSSATTCFVESTAGVGEGARTGFANVVTGALFAVALFLTPAATMVPSQAATPALIAVGFLIMSHSVKEIDWADYTIAMPAFVTMVMMPFTYSITNGIGMGFITFVVLRLAAGRAREIPVAMYVVSAVFAFYYLMPALGLT is encoded by the coding sequence ATGTCCACCTCGGCCACCACCAAGGCCCCCGCCCCGGACCAGCCGGGACCCGGCCCCGCGCAGGGCGCGCTGGACCGCTACTTCAAGATCTCCGAGCGCGGCAGCTCCCTGCCCCGCGAGATCCGCGGCGGTCTCGCCACCTTCTTCGCGATGGCCTACATCATCGTGCTGAACCCGATCATCCTGGGCAGCGCGAAGGACATGTACGGGCACCACCTGGACAACGGCCAGCTGGTCACCGCGACCGCCCTGACCGCGGCCTTCACCACGCTGCTCATGGGCGTCATCGGCAACGTGCCGATCGCGCTGGCGGCGGGCCTCGGCGTGAACACGGTCGTCGCCCTGCAGCTCGCCCCGCGGATGTCCTGGCCGGACGCCATGGGCATGGTCGTCCTCGCGGGCTTCATCGTGATGCTCCTTGTCGCGACCGGTCTGCGCGAGCGCGTCATGAACGCCGTGCCGCTGGGCCTGCGCAAGGGCATCTCGATCGGTATCGGCCTGTTCATCATGCTGATCGGCCTGGTCGACTCGGGCTTCGTCACGCGCATCCCGGACGTCGCCCAGACCACCGTCCCGCTCCAGCTCGGCGCCGACGGTCACCTCAACGGCTGGCCCGTCCTGATCTTCATCCTCGGCACGCTGCTCACGCTCGCGCTGATCGTGCGCAAGGTGCCTGGCGCCATCCTCATCTCGATCGTGAGCATGACGGTCCTCGCGGTGATCATCAACGCCGTCGCGAAGGTCCCGTCCTGGGGCCTGACCACCCCGAAGTGGCCCGGCAACCCGGTCGCCACCCCGGACTTCGGTCTCGTCGGCAAGGTCAGCCTCTTCGGCGGCTTCGGCAAGGTCGGCGTGCTGACCGGCATCCTCTTCGTCTTCACCGTGCTGCTGTCGACCTTCTTCGACGCGATGGGCACGATCATGGGCATCAGCGACGAGGCCAAGCTGACCGACGCGCAGGGCAACATGCCCGGCATCAACAAGGTCCTCTTCGTCGACGGCATCGCGGTCGCCGCGGGCGGTGCCACCTCCTCCTCGGCCACCACCTGCTTCGTGGAGTCCACGGCGGGCGTCGGCGAGGGCGCCCGCACCGGCTTCGCGAACGTCGTCACCGGTGCGCTCTTCGCCGTGGCGCTGTTCCTCACCCCGGCCGCCACGATGGTCCCGTCCCAGGCCGCCACGCCCGCGCTCATCGCGGTCGGCTTCCTGATCATGTCCCACTCGGTCAAGGAGATCGACTGGGCGGACTACACGATCGCCATGCCCGCCTTCGTGACCATGGTGATGATGCCGTTCACCTACTCGATCACGAACGGCATCGGCATGGGCTTCATCACCTTCGTGGTACTGCGCCTGGCCGCCGGCCGCGCCCGGGAGATCCCGGTCGCGATGTACGTCGTCTCGGCGGTGTTCGCCTTCTACTACCTGATGCCGGCCCTGGGCCTGACGTGA
- a CDS encoding DUF2530 domain-containing protein codes for MAKWTPKHEAPEPLEGPVVATITGGTILWFVLFLVQLPFYGWFDDHGHLWWVWTCLAGAGLGLIGIWYVRGRDAALKRAATEAEQQPTATTE; via the coding sequence ATGGCGAAGTGGACCCCCAAGCACGAGGCGCCGGAGCCCCTGGAGGGCCCCGTCGTCGCCACCATCACGGGCGGCACGATCCTCTGGTTCGTCCTCTTCCTGGTGCAGCTGCCGTTCTACGGCTGGTTCGACGACCACGGGCACCTGTGGTGGGTGTGGACCTGCCTGGCCGGCGCGGGCCTCGGCCTGATCGGCATCTGGTACGTCCGTGGGCGCGACGCCGCCCTCAAGAGGGCCGCCACCGAAGCGGAGCAACAGCCCACCGCCACTACGGAGTAA